Below is a window of Candidatus Hydrogenedentota bacterium DNA.
AGCGCCACTTCCTGAGGGGCGAGTTCAAGCAGGAAACCGCGCTTGGGGATTGTTCGTATAAGTCCGCTGCGCAGGGGGGCAACTTCTTTGATCCGCTGAATGATCTGGCGTTTCTGGAAGTGCATCTGCACGGATTCCACGACGGCATCTCCCCAAACGGCATCGTAGAGTGTTTCATAGGGTACGCACTCCCCGGGCGCGGCGGCGAGGGTCCGCAGCATGCGGAACTGCTTTTCCTGAAGACGGACCGGCTTCCCTTCGATCCAGACTTCGTCCGGGCGCCGGTCGTCTACGACGAGGATTGGTTGGGAGGCCGATGGGGAGGCCTCCCAACCGGATGGGGTAGGGTCCTCGTCGTTGTGGCAAAGGGCCCAGGAGCGGAGATCGTGGGCCGTTGTGGTGGGCATCCATTGCGCGAGAACCTGGGCCGGGGCGGAGGCAATCGTCCTGGGTTCAAGCAGGTTATGGGCTTCGAGCGCGAGGATCGCGTTGCGCGTGAGGCCATGCAGGCGCAGCCGGGCAAGCGGAAGCGCGGCCTCGCGTAAACCGTTTTGCAGGCGTTCCGAGAGGCGGGCGATACGGTCGATAAACTCGCGATTGCCTCCGAAGGCTCCCGCGATGGCCGACGTGGTATCGACGAGCCAACTGAGTTGGTCCGCCGCCGCGACGATTTGTCCAAAGAAGGTGTGATACCGGTCTTCAATTTCGTAGATGGGCAGTTCGTCGATCCAGTCCATGAGGAACAGCGCGATCTTGATCGCGCGGACTTCTTCGAAGAAAGGGGTCAGGCTGCAGTTTCGCAGACGGTTCATGGGGACGTCCGCGGAAAGGTCCTCGTCCAAGGTCAGCCGCTTAAGCACCCCCGGATAGTCCGCGCGTTCGTATTCGCGCGAGGTCAAGGAGATTTGCACCATGCGCCCATCGGGAGTCATCGCCGCCGCGAGGATGAGGTCAAGCTCGGACCAGACCCGCGTCTCCGATTCGCGAACCCAGTGCGCCAGTTCCAAGGCTGTCGCGATGGTAATGCCCTTTGCCGCCACGGCCTGCCCGAACGGAGTTGCCGATAGCCTTCCTGACGCGTCCTTGGCGAGCATGCCCGCATCGACGGCGCGGTTGACGGCGGAGCGGATACGGAACTCGATCTCGTCGATGGTATAGGTCTCGGCCCAAATCCACACGCCGGTGAGGGTGTTCTCAAGGAAAGTCTGCAATTCCTCTTCGGTGAAGCAGGCGCGCGACGCCACCAGTCGCAACACATGATTTTCTAGCGGGTCGCGAGCCAACTGCGGTTCGACGCGCTCGCGTTCTCCTTCGATATACCTCCGCCACAACGTGGCCTGATCGAAAGGAGTCATTGCAATCAGGATGGAGCGTCCAAACGGCGCGCCGGAACCGTAGCGTCCCGCGCGTCCGCCCATGTTCTCGTATTCCGAACGCAGAACAGGCGTCTTCCACGGCATGCCGAATCGGGAATCGTAACGCCACTTGTCGGAGGCCATGAAGACGTTGTGCGCGGGCAGGTTGAGTCCGATGGCAAGGGTGCTGGTCGCCACGACGGCCTTGATCTCGCCGGAGCGGAATCCGGCTTCAACAATGAGGCGCTCTTCCCGCGACAGGTCGGCGTTGTGAAACGCCACGCCCGAGGCCAGCGTGTTCAAGAGACTGTCGCGGGAGTGGGTGGCTTCGAGGCGGCGCAAGGCCTCCAGCGCATGCTTTGCCGGCGGCAACGCGACGCGCCCCGCAAGCAGTTCCGCACCCCGCCGCGACTCGTGCCGCGCCTTGACGAACACCAGACACGTCTCGTCCCGCTTGACGAACTCGCATAGATTCGTCGTCAGTTCTTCCCATGCCGATTCGGAATGCGCATTGACGAAGTCTTCCTGGGTTTCCGCGTACTCGTTGTAAGTGCGGTATTTGAAGACACCGTTGTGAAGTACGCCGTAGCGCAGCTCGACGGGCCGCCGGTCGTGGTGGACAAGGTCCGCCCCCATCCACTTGGCCAATTTGTCCGCATGCCCGATCACCGCCGAAAGACCAATGAGCCGCCGCTTGCTTTGCAGCAGCCGGGTAAGCAGTAACTCCGCCTGCGCCCCGCGCTCGGGGTCGGAGAGAATTTCTAGTTCGTCCGCCACGACCAACTCCACCTCTTCGAGGCGTTCCGGACGGCGGACGATCATCTGCGACAGTTTTTCGTAGACGGCGACCGCAATGGAGAAACGGCCGGATTCGAGCGCCTCGTCGAAGTGCCGGTGGTCCCGCGTGGAGATGATGACGTCGATCCCGTATTCCGAATACTTGGCGCGGAA
It encodes the following:
- a CDS encoding DEAD/DEAH box helicase, with amino-acid sequence MKMTELLRYDIPPEIIALWQKQESESLLPLQEMAVKRHNLFGGGNLIIQAPTSSGKTFIGEMAAIQTALRRKKVLYLVPLKALAEEKYEDFRAKYSEYGIDVIISTRDHRHFDEALESGRFSIAVAVYEKLSQMIVRRPERLEEVELVVADELEILSDPERGAQAELLLTRLLQSKRRLIGLSAVIGHADKLAKWMGADLVHHDRRPVELRYGVLHNGVFKYRTYNEYAETQEDFVNAHSESAWEELTTNLCEFVKRDETCLVFVKARHESRRGAELLAGRVALPPAKHALEALRRLEATHSRDSLLNTLASGVAFHNADLSREERLIVEAGFRSGEIKAVVATSTLAIGLNLPAHNVFMASDKWRYDSRFGMPWKTPVLRSEYENMGGRAGRYGSGAPFGRSILIAMTPFDQATLWRRYIEGERERVEPQLARDPLENHVLRLVASRACFTEEELQTFLENTLTGVWIWAETYTIDEIEFRIRSAVNRAVDAGMLAKDASGRLSATPFGQAVAAKGITIATALELAHWVRESETRVWSELDLILAAAMTPDGRMVQISLTSREYERADYPGVLKRLTLDEDLSADVPMNRLRNCSLTPFFEEVRAIKIALFLMDWIDELPIYEIEDRYHTFFGQIVAAADQLSWLVDTTSAIAGAFGGNREFIDRIARLSERLQNGLREAALPLARLRLHGLTRNAILALEAHNLLEPRTIASAPAQVLAQWMPTTTAHDLRSWALCHNDEDPTPSGWEASPSASQPILVVDDRRPDEVWIEGKPVRLQEKQFRMLRTLAAAPGECVPYETLYDAVWGDAVVESVQMHFQKRQIIQRIKEVAPLRSGLIRTIPKRGFLLELAPQEVALLPATVGNAA